A genomic window from Silene latifolia isolate original U9 population chromosome Y, ASM4854445v1, whole genome shotgun sequence includes:
- the LOC141631080 gene encoding protein FAR1-RELATED SEQUENCE 3-like produces MIDEFSEVHNHRLTSVSYRDLDKISRSLDMFQKTLILDNFKLNIGAGLTFRQVKELVNGYENIGATLIDFKNFQRDIKCYIGLRDADLFIDRLEKLKATQPQFYFAYDVDPQNRLTKFFWADATCIRNYSFFGDAVSFDPTYGTNKYDMVFKPFTGVNHHRKSVLFTGCLLLHENDISFQWTFQRFLDRHGTKRARFMITDQCLAIKKYPGTVYVTVPLFHCYINNLLPNPYCIKTRFQTAMDQQQYTRRCDDYNSDHSFPELKTELPIEKHGPIIYTHTVFKVFQEEVMAAGSCGVDDFEKEEHVCIIHVIDAEIDRIFKVRFDLRSTDAVCECKLFERIGLLCRHIVWVYTGKGIGRIPSKYIVDCWLNNTHATNRLDSNGNVIEDSYMATSDNSHLCNVWSELRQIVGVLKTLPAEHTEELASLLVEFRQKLCIEPLTKDQEMEILLGCSSSSEVTIHPPEQARNKGSGKRLKSAKQHAIEKATKPKRLCAYCKERVTHDREHALFA; encoded by the exons ATGATTGACGAGTTTTCTGAAGTCCACAATCATCGTCTCACCTCTGTCAGTTACAGAGATCTCGATAAGATTTCACGATCCCTTGATATGTTCCAGAAGACGCTTATATTGGACAACTTCAAGTTGAATATTGGCGCTGGATTGACCTTTAGACAGGTTAAGGAACTTGTCAATGGGTATGAAAATATCGGTGCTAcattgatagattttaagaactttcaaagAGATATCAAGTGCTACATTGGGTTAAGAGATGCTGACCTTTTCATCGATCGACTCGAGAAACTCAAAGCGACCCAACCCCAGTTCTACTTTGCCTATGATGTTGATCCGCAAAACCGTCTAACAAAGTTCTTTTGGGCTGATGCTACATGTATTAGAAACTACTCATTCTTTGGGGATGCTGTGAGCTTCGACCCTACTTACGGAACcaacaagtatgatatggtttttaAACCATTCACAGGTGTTAATCACCACAGAAAGTCGGTGTTGTTTACCGGTTGTCTCCTGTTACACGAGAATGACATCTCCTTCCAATGGACCTTTCAAAGATTTCTTGATCGCCATGGGACAAAAAGAGCGCGATTCATGATCACGGATCAATGCCTTGCCATAAAGAAG TACCCGGGAACAGTGTATGTTACAGTACCATTGTTTCATTGTTACATAAATAATTTGTTGCCGAATCCTTATTGCATTAAAACCAGGTTCCAAACTGCTATGGACCAGCAGCAATATACACGAAGGTGCGATGATTATAATAGCGACCACTCATTCCCTGAGCTTAAGACAGAATTACCTATAGAAAAGCATGGCCCTATTATATACACACATACTGTGTTCAAGGTGTTTCAAGAAGAAGTAATGGCTGCCGGTTCATGTGGTGTTGATGACTTTGAGAAGGAGGAGCATGTGTGCATAATTCATGTAATCGATGCTGAGATAGACAGAATTTTCAAGGTGAGGTTCGACCTTAGAAGCACAGATGCAGTATGCGAGTGTAAACTGTTCGAAAGAATTGGATTACTCTGCAGGCATATTGTGTGGGTGTACACGGGCAAAGGAATTGGGCGAATACCAAGCAAGTACATTGTAGATTGTTGGCTAAATAACACACACGCAACGAACAG GCTTGATTCGAATGGGAATGTCATTGAGGATTCATATATGGCTACGTCTGATAACAGTCATTTGTGCAATGTATGGTCAGAGCTCCGTCAGATAGTTGGTGTTCTCAAAACTTTGCCTGCTGAACACACGGAAGAGTTAGCATCCCTATTAGTTGAGTTCCGGCAGAAGTTATGTATTGAACCGCTTACAAAAGACCAAGAGATGGAGATTCTGTTGGGCTGCAGCTCGTCGTCTGAAGTCACTATCCACCCTCCggaacaagcacgcaacaagggcAGCGGAAAAAGATTGAAGTCAGCTAAACAACATGCCATTGAAAAAGCAACCAAGCCAAAGAGGCTATGTGCATACTGCAAAGAAAGAGTTACCCACGACAGAGAACATGCCCTCTTCGCATAG